CTGCCGCTGCTGCGCGGTTCGCTGCTGGGCGCGGTCCGGGACGTGGCGTACCAGGAGGAGGAGATCCAGCTCGACGAGGGCGACATCCTGCTGATCTACACCGACGGCCTGATCGAACGCCGCGACCGCCCGGTGCAGGAGACGGTGTCCCGCCTGGTGAGCCTGGTGAAGGGTCACGACGGCGGGCTGGAGAACCAGCTGGACACCCTGTTGACCTACAGCACGGCGGACACCGACGACGACACGTGCGTGGTGGGCATCGAGGTCACGGGCGGAAGATGAGCCGCCGCTTTCGCGGGAAAGCGAGGCTTCCGCCATCGTGTCGACCCGCCAGTCACGCGTGATGCCCCGTGAGTCACGCGCTGCAAGGTGTTTGCCGTTCGGGGCGGCTGGAACCTGCGTCATGAGAGCCCGGCCCGGGCAGTCCCGGCCGCGATGTAGTGAATGACTCATTCACCTCGTCCGACGACATGAATGACTCATTCCTGTCGTCGGTCTAGCCACCGCGACCCTCGGCAGATCCAGGTCCGCTGCACCCGACGCCACCTTGGCGATGCTTCTCCGCCCCGGCGCGATGCAGCACCCACTAAGCCGGACCGGGCTCCGGCCGTGTCCGGAGAGGCATCACCTGGGATGGGCGGGGCAGCACGGGTGATCAGAGGGGCATCATGCGTGATTGGAGGGGCGACACGGCTCAGGGGTTGACGGCCAGCACCAGGAACCCGGCCAGCAGCACCAGGTGCACGCCGCCCTGCAGGCGGGTCGCGCGGCCGGGGACGACCGTCAGGACGCTCACCACGACCGTCAGCGCCAGCAGCACGATCTGCGTCGAGCCGAGGCCGAGCAGCAGCTCGCTCGGCAGCCACACCGACGCCAGCGCGATCGCCGGGATGGTCAGGCCGATGCTCGCGATCGCCGAGCCGTAGGCGAGGTTGAGGCTGATCTGCATCCGGTCGCGCTGGGCCGCGCGCGTGGCCGCCAGCGTCTCGGGCAGCAGCACCAGCAACGCGATCACGACACCCACGAACGACTGCGGGAACCCGGCGGCGCGCACGCCCGCCTCGATCGCCGGCGATTCGACCTTCGCCAGCCCGACCACCGCGACCAGTGCCACCAGCAGCAGCGCGAGGCTGCCCAGCGCGGCCCGGTTCGTCGGCGGGTCGGCGTGGTCGTCCTCCTTGACCTCGCCGTCGGCGGCCACCGGGAGGAAGAAGTCGCGGTGGCGGACGGTCTGCGTCAGCACGAACGTCCCGTACAGCACCAGGGACGCGAGCGCGGCGAAGGTCAGCTGCGCCGGGGAGAACGCCGGACCGGGGGTGCTCGAGGTGAACGTCGGCAGCACGAGGCTCAACGCGGCCAGGGTCGCGACCGTGGCCAGCGCGGCGCCGCTGCCTTCGGGGTTGAACAGCGTCGATCCGTAGCGGCGCGCACCGACGAGCAGTGAGATGCCGACGATGCCGTTGGTCGTGATCATCACCGCGGCGAACACGGTGTCCCGGGCGAGCGAACCGGCCTCCGGCCCGCCGGAGACCATCATGGTGACGATCAGCGCGACCTCGATGACGGTGACCGCGACCGCGAGCACGAGCGACCCGAACGGCTCGCCGACGCGGTGCGCGACGACCTCCGCGTGGTGCACCGCGGCGAGCACCGTCGCGCCGAGCGCGATCGCGACGAGGGCCACGAAGACCGGGCCGAGGTCACGGCCCCAGGCCAGCGCCAGCACGACCACGGCGAGCACCGGGGTGACGGAGGTCCAGGACGTCAGGAAGGATCTCAGCGCGGCGACCATGCTTCCACCCTCGCACATCGGCGGTCACGATGCGTGGTCGTAAGGCCATTCTCACGATTCCGGCACAGTCCCTTGTGGACGGTCGAAGTCGGCGGTGGCGAGGACGTGCCGCCGGAAGGTTTCGCTCAGCGGCGGGAGGGGCCGCCCGGCCGCCCACGCCAGCCCGATGTCGCGGGCAGCGTCCACATCGGTCAGTTCGAGGTGCGGTGCCGGGAAGGCGGCCGTGTGCGGCAGTGGCAGCACGGACACGCCGAGCCCGGCGGTGACGAGGCCGCGCAGCGTCTCGACCTCGTCGCCCTCGAACCCGATGCGCGGCGCGAACCCGGCTTCGGCGCACAGGCGCTCGGTCGTTTCGCGCAGCGCGTACCCCGGGCGCAGCAGGATGAACGTCTCGTCCGCGAGGTCGGCGAGCCGGACCCGCCGGCGCCCGGAGAGCCGGTGGTGCGGTGGGACGGCGAGCCGCAGCGGCTCGACGAGCAGGCGTTCCCAGTGCAGTTGCGGGTGTCCCGGGTCGCCACTGGTGATGACGAGGTCGGCGGTGCCGTCGAGCAGTTCCGCCTCGAGCCCGGCTTCGCCGTGCTGCCGCAGCTCGAACCGGGCACCGGGGTGCTCGCGCAGGAATCCGCGCAGCACCGACGGCACCAGCCACGTGCCGAACGTGTGCAGGAAGGCCAGCGGGACGACCCCGGTGCCCGGCGCGACGATCTCGCCGACCTCGCGCAGGCCCTGGTCGAGCTGGTCGAGCACGACGTCGACGTGCCGCTTGAACGCGTGCCCGGCGGGGGTCAGCCGCAGCATGCGCCCGGACCGGCGGAACAGTTCGGCACCCGCCTCGTGCTCCAGCCGTCGCAGGGCGCGGGAGAGGGCCGGCTGGGTCAGGTGCGCGCCGGCCGCGGTCTCCGTGACGGTCGCGCCGCCGGCGACCGCGCGGAAGAGCCGCAGCGTCTGGACGTCCATGCGTCCAGTGTATGGATTTTCATCCAATCAGGCATTGGACGCATCGGTCGGCACGGGCCACGCTGGAGGTATGGCAACCGTGGCGGAACAGCTGGTCAGGACCCTGCGTGACGCGGGGGTCGAACGCATCTACGGCATCGTCGGCGACAGCCTCAACCCGATCGTCGACGCGGTCCGCCGCACCGACGGCATCGAGTGGGTGCACGTCCGCCACGAGGAGACGGCCGCCTTCGCCGCGGCGGCCGAAGCGCAGGTCACCGGCAAGCTCGCGGTGTGCGCGGGCAGCTGCGGGCCGGGCAACCTGCACCTGATCAACGGCCTCTTCGACGCCCATCGCTCGGGCGCACCGGTGCTCGCGATCGCGTCGCACATCCCGTCGAACCAGATCGGCACCGGCTTCTTCCAGGAGACGCACCCGGACCGGCTCTTCGCCGAGTGCAGTTACTTCAGCGAGGTCGTGGCGGACCCCGCGCAGCTGCCGCGGCTCCTGCGGATCGCGACCCAGGCCGCCGTCGGCAAGGGCGGCGTCGCGGTGCTGACCATCCCCGGCGACCTCGCCGACCGCAAGGCCACCGGTCCGCTGACCGAGCGCCTCCCGCTGGTGACGCCGTCGCCCGCGGTGCCCTCTCCGGAGACCGTCCAAGAGCTCGCGGACCTGCTGAACTCGGGCGAAAAGGTGATGCTCTTCGCCGGCGCGGGCGTCCGCGGCGCACACGAGGAGGTCATGGCGCTGGCGGGCAAGCTCGCCGCGCCGGTCGGGCACTCGCTCGGCGGCAAGGAGTGGATCCAGTACGACAACCCGTTCGACGTCGGCATGAGCGGCCTGCTCGGCTACGGCGCCTGCTACGACGCGATGCACGAGGCCGACCGGATCCTGTTGCTGGGCACGGACTTCCCGTACGACAAGTTCCTCCCGCAGGCCCGCACGATCCAGATCGACCACGACGCTTCGCGCCTCGGCCGGCGGACACCGCTGGAGCTGGCCGTGCACGGCGACGTCAAGGAGACGCTGCGGGCCCTTCTCCCGCTGCTGCGTCCTCGCACCGACCGGGCGTTCCTCGACCGGATGCTGCGTGAGCACGTGCGGAAGCTGGAGAAGGTGGTCGGCGCGTACACGACGAAGATCGAGCACCGGCGGCCGATCCACCCCGAGTACGTCGCCTCGGTGCTCGACGAGGTCGCCGCGGACGACGCCGTGTTCACCGTCGACACCGGCATGGGCAACGTCTGGGCCGCGCGTTACCTGACGCCGAACGGCCGCCGCCGCGTGCTCGGCTCGTTCCGGCACGGCAGCATGGCGAACGCCCTGCCGCACGCGATCGGCGCGCAGCTCGCGCAGCCGGGCCGCCAGGTCGTGTCGCTCTCGGGCGACGGCGGGCTCGCGATGCTGATGGGCGACCTGCTGACGCTGCCCGCCTACGACGTCCCGGTGAAGGTCGTGGTGTTCAACAACGCCACGCTCGGCATGGTGAAGCTGGAGATGCTCGTCGACGGGCTCCCGGACTTCGGCACCGACCACCCGCCGGTCGACTTCGCGGCGATCGCCGCCGCGTGCGGGATCCACTCGGCCCGCGTCGAGGATCCGGCCGACGTCCGCGGCGCGCTGGAGAAGGCGTTCGCCCACCCCGGCCCGGCGGTGGTCGAGGTGGTGACCGACCCGAACGCGCTGTCGATCCCGCCGCGGATCACCGGCGAGATGGTGCGCGGGTTCGCCCTCGGCGCGACGAAGACGGTGCTCAACGGCGGCGTCGGCAAGATGGTCGACCTGGCGCGCACCAACCTGCGCAACGCGCCGCGGCCCTAGGGGTCGGCGACGATGACACCGGTGTCGGCCAGGGCTTCCAGGGCCGCGAGGATCCGCGCCCGGCGGGTGCCGCCCAGCTCCGCGGCGTCGAGCGCGTCGCGGAGGGAGCCGTGCATCGCCAGTGCGCGGACGAACCGCACCAGCTCCGGGCAGGTCAGGTAGGACAGCTCCCGGTTACCCGCGTGGTAGGCGAGCGCCCCGAACGACTCGGGGCGCAACGCCACCAGCGGGTTCAGCCGGTACGCGATGTCGAGGTCCATTGTGGACTTCGGAGCACCGGCTATGCGGAGTGGACGATGACGCCGCGGATGTTCTTGCCGTCGCGCAGGTCCTGGTAGCCCTCGTTGACCTGATCGAGGGTGTACTTGCGGGTCACCAGCTCGTCGAGCTTGAGCTTGCCGGCGTCGTAGAGCCGCAGCAGGCGGACGATGTCGTACTGCGGGTTCGCCGAGCCGAAGAGCGTGCCCTTGATCGTCTTCTCGAACAGTGTCATGACCCCACCGGAGACGTGCACGGTGAGCTTCTCGGGGTTGGCGAGGCCGGTGATGACGACCGTGCCGCCCTTGCCGACGACGTTGAACGCCTCGCTGACGATGTCTTCCTCGACCGTGCCGACGGTGATGAGCGCCTGGTCGGCCAGTTGGCCCCAGGTCAGTTCGTTGACCTTCTCCGCGGCCTCGGCCGCGGTGGCGAACGCGTGCGTGGCGCCGAACTTGAGCGCCGCCTCCCGCTTGAACTCGACGGGGTCGACCGCGACGACGTACTTCGCGCCGGCGTGCGCCGCGCCCTGCACGGCGTTGATGCCGATGCCGCCGATGCCGTAGACGACGGTGGTGTCGCCGGCCCGGACCCCGCCCGCGTAGTTGGCGGTGGCCCAGCCGGTCGGGACGCCGCAGCCGACCAGCACGGCGGTCTCCAGCGGCAGCCAGTCGTCGACCTTGACGACCGAGTGCTGCGAGATGGTGGCCCGTTCGGAGAACGTGCCGAGCATGCACATCGCGCCGAAGTCCTGCCCGCCGCCGTGGAACCGGAAGGTCCCGTCCGGCATGTGGCCGTCGAGGATGGTGGCGCCCATGTCGCACAGGTTCTGGCGGCCGGTGGAGCAGTAGCGGCAGGTGCCGCAGTTCGGGATGAAGCTGCAGACGACGTGGTCACCGGGCTGCACCTTGGTCACGCCCGGGCCGACGTCCTCGATGATCCCGGCGCCCTCGTGGCCGCCGATGATCGGGAAGCGCGGCACGAGGTCGTTGTCGATCAGGTGCAGGTCCGAGTGGCACAGCCCGGCGGCGGTGTACTTGATGAGCACCTCGCCGGGACCCGGGCCGTCGAGGTCCAGCTCCATGATCTCGAACGGCTTCCCGGCATCGAACAGTACGGCTGCCTTGGTCTTCACGGCGTTCTCCTCCACGTGCGGCGGTGCACCTTCCGTGCCTCGATTGTGTGGAGCGGGGGAGAGGGCGGAGTGTCCAAATCCCGGACACCGGAGGCCCGCGGGTCGTGAGTGGTAATTCGGGTTCTAACCCGAATTACCACTCACGACCGCGTTCCCGGCGGGTGTCAGCGGACCCGGAGGGCGCGCATCCGGTTGTAGAGCGTCGAGCGGCTGATGCCGAGCTGCTTGGCCGCCCGCACCTTGTTGCCGTCGCACGCGCGCAGCGTCCGGACGATCACGTCGTATTCGGCCTGTTCCCAGCCGCTGAGCGCCGCGCCCGGGGCCGTCTCCGTACAGCCCGGCGCCACGTCCTCGGCCGTGAGGTCGCCGGCCGAGCGGCGGTCGGCCGCGCCGGCCAGGACTCCCGCGAGTTCGCGCAGGTTGCCCGGCCACTGCTGGGACCCCAGCAGCTCCAGCGCCCCCGGGGTCAGCCGGAGCGAGTCGCTGAAGCCGCGCAACAGGGTCCGGGCGATCGCCGGGATCTCGTCGCGGCGCTCGCGCAACGGCGGCAGCTCGATCCGCCGGTGCATGCGCGCCGCCAGCGTCGCCTGCTCGCCGTGCAGTTCCGACGGCGGGCCGCTGAGCAGCGCGAACCACGCCGTCGTCGTGTCCAGCAGCCGGGCCAGGCGGACCGCCGCCAGTGGCGGCAGCAGCTGGATGCCGTCGATCACCAGCAGGCCGCGCGCCGAAGCCGCCGCTTCCACCCGCGCGCACCACTCGGCCTCGCCGGCGACGACGTCGGAAACGTCGAACTCGTGCAGGGGCTCGTCCCCGGCCACGACGCGGGCCGCCGTGCTGCGGCCGGCCCCCGGCTCGCCGGAGACCAGCACGCGCCGCCGGGCGCGCCCCGCACTCCGGAGCCGCTCGTCGACCGGCGCGGGGAAGAGACCACGCGAGCTTCGCGGCCGCGACACGACCGGGCTCGACGTCCGCACCGGCGCCAGCTCGAACAGCAGCCCGGCGCTTGCCGACACCGCTTCGACGCGCACCTCGACCGGCGTGCCCGACGTCAGCCGGAGCCGGCCGAGGCCGCGCTGCGTGCGGCCCAGCTCGCGCAGCAGCCGGTGGTCGGCGGTGTCGACCAGCTCGGTCGCCGCGGTGTTCGCGAGCACGACGTCCTGGCCGAGCGCGAGCACCGCGCACGCCCGGTGCTGCACGGACTGGAACGCGGCCAGCAGCTGCTGCTCGGCGAGCTTCGCGCCGTCGAGCAGCCGCCGTTCGATGTCGGCGACCGCGCGCCGCAGGAACGGCCCGAGCAGCGGGTTCGCGTCGCCCGCGGGGCCGGTGATGTCGAGGACGCCGGCCAGCCGCCGCGTCGTCGGGTGCACCACCGGGTGGCCGTAGCAGGTGAACTGCTTCATCGCTTCGAGGAAGTGCTCGTCGCCGTCGACGGAGACGCCGCGGCGGGTCTCGAACGGCGTCGCGAGGGAGTTCGTCCCGGTGCGCTCTTCCAGGAACTGGCAGCCGGGCACCGCGCTGATGTTCTCCAGCGCGAGCTCGACCGACCGCTCGGAGAACCGCCGGGCCACGATCCGGCACTCGTCGTCGGCGAGCACGACGCAGAACCGCGTGCCGGCCAGCTGCCGGGCGAGCTCGTCCAGCACCGGCGAGGCGGCCCGCAGCAGCCGGCTCCGGCGGTCGACGTCGGCGACGTCCAGCCGCTCGACGGACGAGGCCGGCGAGAGCCCGGAAAGCTCCGCCCGCCGCCACGACTGCGCGATCTCGGTCCGCAGGTCCACTCGCACTCCTCGTCGAGCCGATCGGTGTCCCCGGGCCTCCATCATCACACGGACCCGGCGCGGGGAGAACCTCTTCCTCGCTTTCCGTTGCGGGACAAGGGTCAGAGCGGAGCGCCCCACTCCGGTAGCCGGACCCCGTGCAGGCCCCGGTAGGCCGCGCGCTCCGGCGGGCGCCACCCGTCGAGCAGGCCTGCCCGGGGTTCGAAGACCTCGACGCCGATCGGGTGGCAGACGTCGATCGGGTCGCGGGCGCCGGGCCCCCACAGGGGGATCGAGAGGTCGCCGCCCGGGCAGGTGGACAGCGCGCACAGCAGGTCGAGCTCGGCGAAGAACTCGAAGTGGTCGCCCGGGCGCGCGGGGCAGGCCTGCATGAAGTACCGGTCCTCGTCGTCGAGGCCGGTGCACTGGAAGACGTTCAGGACGTCGTGGACGTCGAACTCGGTCAGCCCGAACGGCGCGACCGCGCGCACGAGGTTCGAGTGGCAGTGGAAGTCGAAGTCCTCGCCGGTGAGCATCCGGTTGACGTACGGGTCGCAGCGGGTGCCGAGCAGGTCGTGCACGCGGCCGCCGTCCTCGTCCACGCCGTGGTCCTCGAGGGTGTCCGCGGTGATCGTCGCGAGCGGGCGGAGGAAGGGGAGGGTGGACCAGAGCCGGTCGAAGGTGCTGACGTGGGCGCGCTGGAGCTGGCGGGTGCGCGCGGCCCAGAAGCGTTCGCGGGGGTCGTCGGCGTTCCACAGGTTGAGATCGCCGACCTGCGGGCCCTCGACGGTCCGCAGGCGGCAGAGGTGGCCGCGCGGGACCCGCCAGGCGCGGCCCGAGCGGATCGGGATCTCGAACGCGTCGACGAGTTCCCGGCCGGGCTCCTCGGCGAGCCGCCGGTAGAACGGCCGGTCGACGTCGAGTGCGCGGCCCTGGTAGGCGGGTCGGGGCATCGGTGCTCCCTCGTGGTGTGGATGGCGCTCCAGCATGCCCCGGCTACGCACGGTGGCATTCGACCACTCGTTCGGCTGCTGGGGCGGCGGCGGGTCTGGCTCCTACCGTCGAGGGAGCTGTCTCGTGGGAGGAGTGACCGGCGGTGCTCGTGGCCTTCCAGCGCACCGGTGACGCGGCGCGCCTGCCCGCCGCGGCGGAGCACCTCGTGGGCCTGCTGTCTTCCTGGGGCCCGGGACCGGATCACCTGACGGGGCTGGCGCTGACCGGGATCACGCTGCCGAGCCGGCTCGGGCCCAGGTCCGTCGACGCGCTGGTGTTCACCCGGTCGGGGGTGGTGGTGATCGCGGCGCATTCGCCGGGGGCGGGGGTATCGCCCGGCCCGGGGGAGCGAGCCGGGGCGGGGGTGGCGGCGGCGAAGGGGGCGCTGGCCGCCCATGACGGCGGGCAGTACGTGACCGGGCTGGTCGCGGTCGTCCCGCCGGTCCCCGCGAGTGAGCAGTGGGCGGACCGGCCCGAGCCGGCGATGGTGCCGCAGCCGCGCGATCCGCTGGCGGAGTCCCGTCCGCGCGGGGGAGCGGCGGAGACCGGAGGCCGTGCGCCGGAACCGGCGGACCCGGTCCGGAGTGAGCAAGTCCCGGCCGAGCCGGGCCGGGCTTGGCGTGAGCCCGGCCCGGGCGAGCCGGATTCTGCCTGGCGTGAGCCCTTCCTGGGCGAGTCGAAGCCGGACCGGGCTTGGCACGAGCCGGACTGGGACGGGGACCGGCCGGACTCGGTCTGGCGCGAGCCGGACCCGGGCGAACGCGAGCCGGCCCCGCCCTGGCACGAAGCCGATTCCTTCCCCGGTGTGGCCGTCGTGCTCGCCGACCCCCGTGGGCTCCGGCGGATCATCGGGCAGCACAACCGGTGGCGGACCGTCTGGTCGGCGGACGACGTCCTCGACGCCTGCTACGCCCTCTCCCTCGCCCACCTCGCCCCGCCCCGCGCGGCGCTGCTCGCCGACGGCTTCCCGGCCCGCCTCCCGACGCTCTCGCGGCTGCCCGAACTGCCCGCCGTCGTGCCCGTGCCGCCCGATCCGCCGATCCCCGCGCCCGACGACGATCCCGGCCCGCCGATCCCCGTTTCGCGAGGCCGGGCCGTCTTTCCCCGGCCGCGGCCGATCCGGCAGGTGCCGTGGGGCCTGGTCTTCGTGCTGACCGTGCTCGTCACCCTGGGCGTGCTCGCCGCCGTGTTCGTCGCGCAGGTCTTCCACGGTTCCTAGCTGCCACGATCATTTCGCGCCAACTACGCCAACTGCACCGTTTCCCCGGCACGCCGTCTGGGCACCTCCCGGTAGACGTGAAAGGGGTTCACGATGCCGCGCACCCGAGCGCTCGTCCTGCTGGCCGTCCTCACGGGCGCGTCCCTCACCGGCTGCAAGGTGCCCGACGGGCTGGCGTCCGGTTCGCCGGCCACCGGGACCGCCGCCGCGCCGCCGGTCGCGCCCACCGAGGCGCGGGCCGAGCTGGCGAAACTGCAGGTCGCCGTGCGCGGCACCATGGACGGCTACAGCCGCGAGAAGTTCCCGCACTGGGACAAGGTCGACGGCGCCTGCGACACCCGCGAGCAGGTCCTCAAGCGCGACGGCAAGGACGTCACCACGAACGCCGACTGCGCCCCGAAGTCCGGCACCTGGGTCAGCCCGTACGACGGCGAGACCTGGCGGAAAGCGTCCGACGTGGACATCGACCACATGGTGCCGCTCGGCCAGGCCTGGGTGAGCGGCGCGAAGTCGTGGACCCAGGAACGCCGCGAGCAGTTCGCGAACGACCTGGTCCGCCCGCAGCTGCACGCGGTCACCGACAACCTCAACGAGCAGAAGAGCGACAAGGCGCCGGACCAGTGGAAACCGCCGCTGGTCTCCTACTGGTGCACCTACGCCACCGACTGGATCGTGGTCAAGAGCAGCTACGGCCTCACCATCACCGTCCCCGAAAAGACGGCGCTGACCGGCATGCTCGATCACTGCTGACCTCGTCCGCGGCCGGTCAGCGCGGCGACCGGCCGCGTCAGCCGAGCGTTTTGGCCGCGGCCACCGCCTGCCCGGCGTACGACCGTCCGAACAGGACGGTGTGCACGAGCAGCGGGAACAGCTGGTGCAGCCCGATCCGCCCGGCCCAGCCCTCGGCCAGGGGCGCGATCTCCTCGTACGCGCCCAGGACGCGGTCGAGGTGCGGGCAGCCGAACAGGTGCAGCATCGCCAGGTCCGTCTCGCGGTGCCCGCCGTGGGCGGCCGGGTCGATCAGCCACGCTTCGCGGCCGTCCCACAGGACGTTGCCGGTCCAGAGGTCGCCGTGCAGCCGCGCCGGCGGTTCGGCCGACGCCGGGATCCGGCCGCAGGCGCGCTCGAACAGGGTCGCCTCCGCCGCGTCGAACGTCCCGGCGTCGACCGCCCGCCGGACGTAGGGCAGCACGCGATCCGACGCGTACCAGGAAGCCCAGTCCTCCCCGGGAACGCAGCGCATCGGCGCCAGGCCGATCCACGCGTCGGCGAGCCCGCCCGGGGGAGGCGCGCCGAACGCCGGCGCCCCCGCCGCGTGCAGGCGCGCCAGCCCGCGCCCGAGCCGTTCGGCCGCCGCCGCCGAAGAGCGCCCCGTGAGGACGCGGTCGACCACCAGCCACTTCTCGTCGTGGCCGGCCACCGACGGCACCGCGACGGCGTCCGCGGCGGCCAGCCAGCGCAGGCCCGCCGCCTCGGCCGTGGTCGCGCCCGGCGCGTGCCCGCGCTTGACCACGACCACACGGCCGTCGTCGAGGACGGCTTCGCGAAGATCCCCGGACATCGGGCGCCACTCGGTGACGGCGTGCCCGGTCAACCGGGCGACGGGATCGGTCATGTCCCGCACGGTACCGGCGCGCTACGGTGGCTGTCGCAGACACAGGGGAGCGGCGGTGACGGTGCGGGTCGAGGAATTCGAGCGGGTGCTGGGCGAACTGGTGGAGGTCCAGCGGTCCGAAGCGCGCGACTACTCGTCGTTCGGCGTCCGGGGCAAGCGGTTCGGCTACTTCTGGCCGCGGACGCGGACCGTCGGGCTGAAGCAGACGATCTCCGAACAGCTCGCGCTGGTGGCCGAGCGGCCGGACGTCTTCGAGGTCCAGTTCACCGCGGGCGGCTTCGGCTGGGTCGTGGTGTACCTCGACGGCATCGACGCCGACGAGCTGGCCGAGCTCCTCTACGAGGCCTGGCGGCTGTCGGCGCCGGAGGAGCTCGTCGCCGAGGTCCCCTTCACCAGGATCGCCCGGGCGTAGAGCAGGTCGAAGCCCTGCCGTTGCACGTTCTCCTGCGACTTCGACCCCGGCTGCGTGGTGACGACGGCGATGTCGCACCCGGCCGCGGCGGCCGCCGCCAAGCGCGTCCGCAGCAACGCTGTCTGCACCCCGCGACGGCGGTGCGCCGGCACCGTCGCCGCGCCGGTGAACTGCGCGATCCCGTCGGTGACGCGGAAACTCGCGCCGCCCGCGAACTCGCCGTCCCGCCACGCGGCGTACCGCGCCACCCCGGCCATGTCCCGCATCGCGTCGATGACGGTCTGCCGGGGGAAGTCTTCGTGGGACGGCAGGCCCTCGGTGTCGGCGACCGCGAACGCGTCGGCGACCTCGGCCAGCCACCGCTCCAGTTCGTCGTCGCGGACGAGCCGGACATCCGCGGCGGGGTCGGTGTCGGTGACCCGGCGGCCGAGCACGTTCTCGAACGACTCCAGGCGGTACCCGCGCCCGGTGAAGAACCCGCCCAGCGCGGGGTCGGCGAGCTGGCACAGCTCGACCTGCACCGGCGCGCCCAGCTGGGCGAACGCGGCTTCGACCTCGTCGAGCGCGTCCGG
This genomic window from Amycolatopsis mongoliensis contains:
- a CDS encoding LysR family transcriptional regulator, with protein sequence MDVQTLRLFRAVAGGATVTETAAGAHLTQPALSRALRRLEHEAGAELFRRSGRMLRLTPAGHAFKRHVDVVLDQLDQGLREVGEIVAPGTGVVPLAFLHTFGTWLVPSVLRGFLREHPGARFELRQHGEAGLEAELLDGTADLVITSGDPGHPQLHWERLLVEPLRLAVPPHHRLSGRRRVRLADLADETFILLRPGYALRETTERLCAEAGFAPRIGFEGDEVETLRGLVTAGLGVSVLPLPHTAAFPAPHLELTDVDAARDIGLAWAAGRPLPPLSETFRRHVLATADFDRPQGTVPES
- a CDS encoding NDMA-dependent alcohol dehydrogenase is translated as MKTKAAVLFDAGKPFEIMELDLDGPGPGEVLIKYTAAGLCHSDLHLIDNDLVPRFPIIGGHEGAGIIEDVGPGVTKVQPGDHVVCSFIPNCGTCRYCSTGRQNLCDMGATILDGHMPDGTFRFHGGGQDFGAMCMLGTFSERATISQHSVVKVDDWLPLETAVLVGCGVPTGWATANYAGGVRAGDTTVVYGIGGIGINAVQGAAHAGAKYVVAVDPVEFKREAALKFGATHAFATAAEAAEKVNELTWGQLADQALITVGTVEEDIVSEAFNVVGKGGTVVITGLANPEKLTVHVSGGVMTLFEKTIKGTLFGSANPQYDIVRLLRLYDAGKLKLDELVTRKYTLDQVNEGYQDLRDGKNIRGVIVHSA
- a CDS encoding pyruvate dehydrogenase, translated to MATVAEQLVRTLRDAGVERIYGIVGDSLNPIVDAVRRTDGIEWVHVRHEETAAFAAAAEAQVTGKLAVCAGSCGPGNLHLINGLFDAHRSGAPVLAIASHIPSNQIGTGFFQETHPDRLFAECSYFSEVVADPAQLPRLLRIATQAAVGKGGVAVLTIPGDLADRKATGPLTERLPLVTPSPAVPSPETVQELADLLNSGEKVMLFAGAGVRGAHEEVMALAGKLAAPVGHSLGGKEWIQYDNPFDVGMSGLLGYGACYDAMHEADRILLLGTDFPYDKFLPQARTIQIDHDASRLGRRTPLELAVHGDVKETLRALLPLLRPRTDRAFLDRMLREHVRKLEKVVGAYTTKIEHRRPIHPEYVASVLDEVAADDAVFTVDTGMGNVWAARYLTPNGRRRVLGSFRHGSMANALPHAIGAQLAQPGRQVVSLSGDGGLAMLMGDLLTLPAYDVPVKVVVFNNATLGMVKLEMLVDGLPDFGTDHPPVDFAAIAAACGIHSARVEDPADVRGALEKAFAHPGPAVVEVVTDPNALSIPPRITGEMVRGFALGATKTVLNGGVGKMVDLARTNLRNAPRP
- a CDS encoding calcium:proton antiporter, which codes for MVAALRSFLTSWTSVTPVLAVVVLALAWGRDLGPVFVALVAIALGATVLAAVHHAEVVAHRVGEPFGSLVLAVAVTVIEVALIVTMMVSGGPEAGSLARDTVFAAVMITTNGIVGISLLVGARRYGSTLFNPEGSGAALATVATLAALSLVLPTFTSSTPGPAFSPAQLTFAALASLVLYGTFVLTQTVRHRDFFLPVAADGEVKEDDHADPPTNRAALGSLALLLVALVAVVGLAKVESPAIEAGVRAAGFPQSFVGVVIALLVLLPETLAATRAAQRDRMQISLNLAYGSAIASIGLTIPAIALASVWLPSELLLGLGSTQIVLLALTVVVSVLTVVPGRATRLQGGVHLVLLAGFLVLAVNP
- a CDS encoding sigma-54-dependent Fis family transcriptional regulator, which produces MDLRTEIAQSWRRAELSGLSPASSVERLDVADVDRRSRLLRAASPVLDELARQLAGTRFCVVLADDECRIVARRFSERSVELALENISAVPGCQFLEERTGTNSLATPFETRRGVSVDGDEHFLEAMKQFTCYGHPVVHPTTRRLAGVLDITGPAGDANPLLGPFLRRAVADIERRLLDGAKLAEQQLLAAFQSVQHRACAVLALGQDVVLANTAATELVDTADHRLLRELGRTQRGLGRLRLTSGTPVEVRVEAVSASAGLLFELAPVRTSSPVVSRPRSSRGLFPAPVDERLRSAGRARRRVLVSGEPGAGRSTAARVVAGDEPLHEFDVSDVVAGEAEWCARVEAAASARGLLVIDGIQLLPPLAAVRLARLLDTTTAWFALLSGPPSELHGEQATLAARMHRRIELPPLRERRDEIPAIARTLLRGFSDSLRLTPGALELLGSQQWPGNLRELAGVLAGAADRRSAGDLTAEDVAPGCTETAPGAALSGWEQAEYDVIVRTLRACDGNKVRAAKQLGISRSTLYNRMRALRVR
- a CDS encoding urea carboxylase-associated family protein, translating into MPRPAYQGRALDVDRPFYRRLAEEPGRELVDAFEIPIRSGRAWRVPRGHLCRLRTVEGPQVGDLNLWNADDPRERFWAARTRQLQRAHVSTFDRLWSTLPFLRPLATITADTLEDHGVDEDGGRVHDLLGTRCDPYVNRMLTGEDFDFHCHSNLVRAVAPFGLTEFDVHDVLNVFQCTGLDDEDRYFMQACPARPGDHFEFFAELDLLCALSTCPGGDLSIPLWGPGARDPIDVCHPIGVEVFEPRAGLLDGWRPPERAAYRGLHGVRLPEWGAPL
- the mftB gene encoding mycofactocin biosynthesis chaperone MftB (MftB, a small protein, is a peptide chaperone that assists the radical SAM enzyme MftC in performing two modifications to the C-terminal Val-Tyr dipeptide of the mycofactocin precursor peptide, MftA. MftB's role is analogous to the role of PqqD in the biosynthesis of PQQ, a cofactor that derives entirely from a Tyr and a Glu in the precursor PqqA.); the encoded protein is MDLDIAYRLNPLVALRPESFGALAYHAGNRELSYLTCPELVRFVRALAMHGSLRDALDAAELGGTRRARILAALEALADTGVIVADP